One genomic segment of Corynebacterium durum includes these proteins:
- a CDS encoding LiaF domain-containing protein yields MTSPVPFQDKREYAQAQLTQAVGDGRLDLGRFSDLVGTVWETDDIATIDRITREVAVVPNSSVEQTVQTAPATPPTDIPTRLVAIFGTHKRKGRFRLPGMAQALCIFGDVTLDLSEASLTAPETLVDVTCIFGTIKVIVPPGVMVESQVASVFGEDKVTISETTIPNGPRITLRGANIFGTVKAKNPGKSWFTKFYG; encoded by the coding sequence ATGACGTCTCCGGTTCCATTTCAAGACAAAAGAGAATACGCCCAGGCACAACTCACCCAGGCTGTGGGCGATGGTCGACTGGACCTTGGCCGATTTTCTGACCTTGTGGGCACAGTGTGGGAAACCGACGATATTGCCACCATTGACCGCATTACCCGTGAAGTAGCTGTGGTGCCGAACTCGTCGGTGGAACAAACTGTGCAGACAGCACCTGCTACTCCGCCGACAGACATACCAACACGACTGGTAGCCATCTTTGGCACCCATAAACGGAAGGGTAGATTCCGCCTGCCCGGCATGGCGCAAGCATTGTGCATATTTGGCGATGTGACGCTGGATTTGAGTGAAGCTTCGCTCACCGCACCCGAAACGCTTGTGGACGTGACGTGCATATTCGGCACGATTAAGGTGATTGTTCCCCCAGGTGTGATGGTGGAATCCCAGGTGGCTTCGGTGTTCGGTGAGGATAAAGTAACTATCTCCGAAACGACCATCCCCAATGGTCCGCGCATCACACTGCGCGGTGCGAATATCTTTGGCACGGTGAAAGCCAAGAATCCCGGCAAGTCATGGTTTACTAAGTTTTATGGGTGA
- a CDS encoding serine hydrolase domain-containing protein has product MNELDALQQWPAHNVAAGVVNGANTSTTGDVHRVFELASVTKPIVAYGVLVAVEEGVFDLDTPLGPAGSTVRHLLAHASGVGFASREPERAPGERRIYSSAGFEILADAIGEESGIDFPDYLREAVFDPLGMRDTNLYGSAGHGATSTVHDLLLFVAEVLQPTLLDAQTVADAASVQFPDLSGIVPGYGMFKPCPWGLGFEVKGSKGASREHWTGTLLPPDTIGHFGQSGTFLWVHRPSMRAMAVLTDYAFGTWAKPLWSETNDAIWRRMNEG; this is encoded by the coding sequence ATGAATGAACTTGATGCATTGCAGCAATGGCCTGCGCATAATGTTGCGGCGGGTGTGGTGAACGGGGCTAACACGTCAACGACGGGTGATGTTCACCGCGTGTTTGAGCTGGCGTCCGTGACCAAGCCGATTGTCGCCTATGGGGTGTTGGTCGCGGTTGAAGAAGGCGTGTTTGATCTGGATACGCCGTTGGGGCCTGCGGGGTCGACTGTTCGGCACTTGCTCGCGCACGCCAGCGGGGTGGGGTTTGCCTCCCGCGAGCCTGAACGCGCGCCGGGGGAGAGGCGGATCTATTCTTCGGCCGGCTTTGAGATTCTTGCTGACGCCATTGGCGAGGAATCCGGCATCGATTTCCCCGATTACCTGCGAGAAGCCGTCTTTGATCCGCTGGGCATGCGCGACACGAACCTTTACGGCTCGGCGGGGCACGGCGCCACCTCTACCGTTCATGACCTGCTTCTTTTTGTCGCTGAGGTATTACAGCCCACGCTTCTCGACGCCCAGACCGTTGCCGATGCTGCCAGTGTTCAGTTTCCGGATCTTTCCGGTATTGTCCCTGGTTATGGCATGTTTAAGCCCTGTCCATGGGGCCTGGGCTTTGAGGTAAAAGGCTCGAAGGGGGCGTCGAGGGAGCATTGGACAGGCACCCTATTACCCCCGGACACGATTGGCCATTTTGGGCAGTCAGGGACTTTTTTGTGGGTTCATCGGCCTAGCATGCGCGCTATGGCGGTGCTCACGGATTATGCTTTTGGGACGTGGGCAAAACCATTGTGGTCTGAGACGAATGATGCGATCTGGAGGCGCATGAACGAGGGTTAA
- a CDS encoding dicarboxylate/amino acid:cation symporter, whose product MKLRSFGAQVIYGLIVGLVLGLVARNLGEGSWLAVGVDEVGSAYVSLLKLLVPPLVVTAVVTSIANLRQVTNAARLAWQTLLWFAITALASVSAGIVVGLIINPGVGAGVDAAAAKAPSTVGSWWAFLQGLVPDNILGLSVSLKESSEGALAATPSFNVLQLLLMSIAFGIAAIKVGKPADPVLAFAESFLAIIQKVLWWIIRLAPIGTAALIAHAVAEYGWGSLGSLGKFVIAIYIGLALVIGVIYPLVLKFNGLSITQFFRKIWPVTSLGFVTRSSMGVMPVTEQTAEKELGVPRSYASFAVPLGATTKMDGCAAVYPAVAAIFVAQFYGVDLNITDYLLIVFVSVIGSAATAGTTGATVMLTLTLSTLGLPLEGVGLLLAVEPIVDMGRTAVNVTGQALIPLVVSKREGILETDTFAAPKKEPALVS is encoded by the coding sequence ATGAAGCTGCGTAGTTTTGGTGCGCAGGTCATTTATGGCCTGATTGTTGGTTTGGTGCTGGGGTTGGTGGCGCGCAATCTCGGCGAAGGTAGCTGGCTTGCGGTTGGTGTTGATGAGGTTGGTTCGGCCTACGTGAGCCTGCTCAAACTGCTGGTTCCCCCGCTGGTGGTCACCGCCGTTGTTACCTCCATCGCCAATCTGCGCCAAGTCACCAACGCCGCCCGCCTCGCCTGGCAAACCCTCCTCTGGTTCGCCATTACCGCGCTGGCATCCGTTTCTGCCGGCATCGTTGTCGGCTTGATCATTAACCCGGGAGTGGGCGCGGGTGTCGACGCCGCGGCGGCCAAGGCACCCTCCACCGTCGGCTCGTGGTGGGCCTTCCTGCAGGGATTGGTTCCCGACAACATTCTGGGCCTGAGTGTCAGCCTGAAGGAGTCCTCAGAGGGTGCGCTGGCCGCGACCCCGAGCTTTAACGTTCTTCAGCTACTGCTCATGTCCATTGCCTTTGGTATCGCAGCGATCAAGGTAGGTAAGCCCGCCGATCCGGTGCTGGCGTTTGCTGAATCCTTCCTGGCGATTATCCAGAAGGTGCTGTGGTGGATTATCCGACTCGCGCCGATCGGTACCGCAGCTCTCATCGCCCATGCCGTGGCCGAATACGGGTGGGGATCACTGGGGAGCCTGGGCAAGTTTGTCATCGCCATCTACATCGGCTTGGCGCTGGTCATCGGCGTGATCTACCCGCTGGTGCTGAAATTTAACGGCCTGAGCATTACGCAATTCTTCCGCAAAATATGGCCCGTCACTTCCCTGGGATTTGTTACCCGTTCCTCCATGGGTGTGATGCCGGTGACCGAGCAGACCGCAGAGAAGGAACTCGGCGTGCCACGCTCCTATGCGTCCTTTGCTGTGCCGCTGGGTGCCACCACCAAAATGGATGGCTGCGCTGCCGTCTACCCGGCGGTGGCGGCGATTTTCGTGGCGCAGTTCTACGGTGTTGACTTGAACATCACCGACTACCTGCTCATTGTGTTTGTCTCTGTGATTGGTTCCGCAGCGACGGCCGGCACCACCGGTGCGACCGTGATGCTCACACTCACGCTGTCCACCCTGGGGCTTCCGCTGGAAGGCGTCGGCTTATTGCTGGCAGTGGAGCCGATTGTGGATATGGGGCGCACAGCCGTGAACGTCACCGGTCAGGCACTCATTCCGCTGGTTGTGTCCAAGCGCGAGGGCATCCTGGAAACGGACACTTTCGCCGCACCCAAGAAAGAACCGGCGCTGGTGTCGTAG
- a CDS encoding acyl carrier protein translates to MGEQHKATEQGPNAAVAQIIAKAAGVEAEDIGPEKRLVEDLGIDSLTAITLAVQLEQSTKVRIEESDAQMFRTVDDIYAFLSSRP, encoded by the coding sequence ATGGGTGAACAGCATAAAGCCACCGAGCAGGGACCAAATGCTGCGGTGGCTCAAATTATTGCTAAAGCTGCGGGCGTCGAGGCGGAGGATATTGGCCCTGAGAAACGCCTCGTCGAAGATCTAGGGATTGACTCGCTCACAGCTATCACGCTTGCGGTGCAGCTTGAGCAGAGCACGAAAGTGCGCATTGAGGAGTCCGACGCGCAGATGTTCCGCACTGTTGACGATATCTACGCTTTCCTCAGCTCACGCCCCTAG
- a CDS encoding trimeric intracellular cation channel family protein, which yields MATVDPTILALYQTLDLIGVVLNGAIGGSIARQRNFDIIGFAFLALFSALGGGMLRDTLMQRGTPAAIAEPMYMGMAILGGLLAMVIHLKGRAWELFRVHGDAIILGVWAVTGTTKALTYGMPWASAMFMGMLTAVGGGMIRDIATGSIPSIFGGNTLYATPAIFSSAIMVGFHAAGHDAVGMIAATTLGAGFAILAYWRGWVLPTVIEQEQARRHRKAGKGKQP from the coding sequence ATGGCCACTGTTGATCCCACAATCCTGGCGTTGTATCAGACGTTGGATTTGATTGGTGTTGTGTTGAATGGCGCGATTGGGGGATCGATAGCCCGACAGCGCAATTTCGACATTATTGGTTTTGCCTTTTTGGCGTTGTTTTCGGCGCTGGGTGGGGGCATGCTTCGCGACACGTTGATGCAGCGTGGCACTCCCGCCGCCATTGCGGAGCCGATGTATATGGGCATGGCTATTTTGGGTGGGTTGTTGGCCATGGTGATCCATTTGAAAGGGCGCGCCTGGGAGCTGTTTCGGGTGCATGGGGATGCGATTATTTTGGGCGTATGGGCGGTAACCGGCACCACGAAGGCGCTCACCTACGGCATGCCGTGGGCATCGGCGATGTTTATGGGCATGTTAACGGCGGTGGGCGGTGGCATGATTCGCGACATCGCGACGGGAAGCATTCCATCAATTTTCGGCGGTAATACGCTGTACGCCACCCCGGCGATTTTCAGTTCAGCGATCATGGTGGGTTTTCACGCCGCAGGTCACGATGCCGTGGGCATGATCGCTGCCACAACCTTAGGTGCGGGTTTTGCCATTCTGGCGTATTGGCGGGGGTGGGTGCTGCCGACGGTTATCGAGCAGGAGCAAGCCCGGCGGCATCGAAAAGCGGGGAAAGGAAAACAACCCTAG
- a CDS encoding STAS domain-containing protein yields the protein MDLHLMEMPPVSQAVVRSNRVTGGIRVVELQGDIRFAGAERLIREIVSTVAEEPSVAIDVSRVHSLNPVAYRMLMEVIRRLSLNGYTAYLIDPEDVVPNPDPGGGGHVTVVRSLNEIPV from the coding sequence ATGGATTTGCATCTGATGGAGATGCCGCCGGTGTCTCAGGCGGTTGTCCGGTCCAATAGGGTGACGGGTGGCATCCGGGTTGTGGAGCTGCAGGGCGATATTCGTTTTGCTGGCGCTGAGCGGCTTATCCGTGAAATTGTGAGTACCGTCGCGGAGGAACCCAGCGTGGCCATTGATGTCAGCCGCGTGCATTCGCTGAATCCGGTGGCGTACCGGATGCTAATGGAGGTTATTCGGCGGTTGTCTCTGAATGGCTATACCGCCTACCTGATTGATCCCGAGGATGTGGTGCCCAACCCGGATCCTGGTGGCGGCGGCCATGTCACGGTGGTGCGTAGTCTTAATGAAATTCCTGTTTAA
- a CDS encoding alpha/beta fold hydrolase: MPSRRVISVCICALLLPVTAITVPTAANAQSRGAVQDTRPLHTFVDNTPFDLSDATWFAYDTRDSFGRDISATATLFRATRPWDNTSERPVVIITPFTQGGDDPCAFSHTITQGTHIDPTNPGESAVASQYYAIHSMLEQGWDVVVPDHPGLGTPDQHSYMDNVASGQALLDAATAGLSLLDRPHAPIALTGHSQGAGASAWAAENAPHYAPKLNIKAAALSAPPYNLPHLAQDVDGKQEVGMLFMAVNTLSRQYPAVQAEIDRVFTPEGKALLAKADTMCVPAMFAVIGKHNTRDLTTTGESVFDLVNRLPDVQKEIQRQRIGLRAPQVPVLMIYHQSDPLVSWEDSRALGENWQREGGTVRFVDYPRNPVADTLKSAHSETALTPVPDIVAFFKQEFH; this comes from the coding sequence ATGCCTTCTCGCCGAGTTATAAGCGTGTGCATCTGCGCCCTCCTTCTGCCAGTTACCGCCATCACCGTGCCCACCGCCGCCAATGCCCAGAGTCGCGGGGCAGTTCAAGACACCCGACCACTTCACACATTTGTGGACAACACTCCCTTCGACCTGAGTGATGCCACATGGTTCGCCTATGACACTCGCGACAGCTTCGGTCGTGATATTAGCGCAACAGCTACTCTTTTCCGTGCGACACGCCCGTGGGATAACACCAGCGAAAGACCTGTGGTGATTATCACACCCTTTACCCAGGGTGGCGACGACCCCTGCGCCTTCTCCCATACCATCACCCAGGGCACCCACATTGACCCCACCAATCCCGGCGAAAGTGCCGTGGCGTCCCAGTACTACGCCATCCACTCCATGCTCGAACAAGGCTGGGATGTGGTGGTGCCGGACCACCCGGGCCTGGGCACCCCCGACCAGCACTCTTACATGGACAACGTCGCCTCTGGGCAGGCGCTTCTCGACGCCGCGACTGCGGGACTTTCCCTCCTCGACAGACCCCACGCTCCCATCGCCCTCACTGGGCATTCCCAAGGCGCAGGGGCCAGCGCCTGGGCGGCCGAAAACGCACCGCACTACGCCCCGAAGCTCAACATCAAAGCTGCGGCGCTATCCGCGCCGCCCTACAACCTCCCCCACCTGGCACAGGACGTAGACGGGAAACAAGAAGTGGGCATGCTCTTCATGGCCGTGAACACGCTCTCCCGGCAGTACCCTGCAGTCCAAGCCGAGATAGATCGCGTGTTCACCCCAGAGGGCAAGGCCCTGCTCGCTAAGGCTGACACGATGTGTGTGCCCGCCATGTTCGCCGTAATTGGCAAACACAACACTCGGGACCTCACCACCACCGGCGAATCAGTCTTCGACCTGGTCAATCGTCTCCCCGACGTGCAAAAAGAAATACAACGGCAGCGCATCGGGTTGCGGGCTCCTCAGGTCCCAGTGCTCATGATCTATCACCAGTCCGACCCTCTCGTCTCATGGGAAGACAGCCGCGCTCTCGGGGAAAACTGGCAGCGCGAGGGCGGGACTGTGCGGTTTGTGGACTATCCCCGCAACCCCGTGGCTGACACCCTAAAATCAGCACATAGCGAAACCGCACTCACGCCAGTCCCTGACATCGTGGCGTTCTTTAAACAGGAATTTCATTAA
- a CDS encoding DUF5360 family protein, with the protein MKSFSKSLLVVVDAGLLLYWCLVITDVFPESMRFRDYSNQVIQAWNWSFFPLDVAAALTVFVGAFLIKRNVVAGDIVLVLGLTLTFCAGFMAISFWAFYGDFEPFWWGSNALLMIVPLVVFAGMVCERMKPAAQ; encoded by the coding sequence ATGAAAAGTTTTTCTAAGTCTTTGCTTGTTGTGGTTGACGCCGGATTGCTCCTCTATTGGTGCCTGGTCATCACGGATGTATTTCCCGAAAGCATGCGCTTTCGCGATTACAGTAACCAAGTCATCCAGGCCTGGAACTGGTCTTTCTTCCCGCTGGATGTTGCTGCTGCCTTGACGGTCTTTGTTGGTGCATTTTTGATAAAGCGTAATGTCGTGGCAGGCGATATCGTGCTGGTGCTTGGGTTGACGTTAACGTTCTGTGCGGGTTTTATGGCGATATCTTTTTGGGCGTTCTATGGCGATTTTGAGCCATTCTGGTGGGGAAGTAACGCGCTGCTCATGATTGTGCCGCTTGTTGTTTTTGCTGGCATGGTCTGTGAGCGCATGAAACCAGCGGCACAGTAG